In the genome of Pseudomonas bubulae, one region contains:
- a CDS encoding fumarylacetoacetate hydrolase family protein → MKLLRYGEKGQERPALLDNDGQLRDLSAVVADIAGQTLSPESIARLQDIDPSTLPLVEGSPRIGACVGQVGKFICIGLNYADHAAETGAAIPAEPVVFSKWTSAIVGPNDNVEIPRNSRKTDWEVELGVVIGKGGRYISENQAMEHVAGYCVINDVSEREFQLELGGTWDKGKGCDTFGPLGPWLVTRDEIADPHQLDLWLEVDGHRYQNGNTRTMIFQIPKIISYLSQFMSLQPGDVISTGTPPGVGLGIKPEPVYLRAGQTMRLGISGLGEQQQRTVNAD, encoded by the coding sequence ATGAAACTGCTGCGTTACGGTGAAAAAGGCCAGGAGCGTCCCGCCCTGCTCGACAACGACGGCCAACTGCGCGATTTGTCGGCAGTGGTCGCGGATATCGCAGGCCAGACCCTGAGCCCCGAAAGCATTGCCCGCCTGCAAGATATCGACCCGTCCACCCTGCCACTGGTTGAGGGCTCCCCCCGTATCGGCGCCTGCGTCGGCCAGGTCGGAAAATTTATCTGCATCGGCCTGAACTACGCCGACCATGCTGCCGAAACCGGTGCCGCAATCCCCGCCGAACCGGTGGTGTTCAGCAAATGGACCAGCGCCATCGTCGGCCCCAACGACAACGTCGAAATCCCGCGCAATTCGCGCAAAACCGACTGGGAAGTCGAGCTGGGTGTGGTGATCGGTAAAGGCGGTCGCTATATCAGCGAAAACCAGGCCATGGAACACGTGGCCGGTTACTGCGTGATCAACGACGTCTCCGAGCGCGAGTTCCAGCTGGAGCTGGGCGGTACCTGGGACAAAGGCAAAGGCTGCGACACTTTCGGCCCGCTGGGCCCGTGGCTGGTGACCCGCGACGAAATCGCCGATCCGCACCAGCTCGACCTGTGGCTGGAAGTGGATGGCCACCGCTACCAGAACGGCAACACCCGCACGATGATCTTCCAGATCCCGAAAATCATCAGCTACCTCAGCCAGTTCATGAGCCTGCAACCGGGGGATGTGATTTCCACCGGCACCCCGCCAGGCGTCGGCCTGGGTATCAAACCCGAGCCTGTCTACCTGCGTGCCGGCCAGACCATGCGCCTGGGCATCAGCGGGCTGGGCGAACAACAGCAACGCACCGTGAACGCCGACTGA